CTCATATATTGAAGAGTATCGCCTAATCCTTGTTCACTAATAACTAAAAGTTTAACTCCCTCTATAAATTCTCTAACATTTAGTTTTTCTAGTTTTGGAGTGAAGTAAAGCAATGGTGGATTCTTTTTTTTATGTCTAAATTCATAGTGTTCCAAACCTATTTGATAATCTCCTCTTGTTAGTTCCATTAATGAAAGATTGAACAAAGCCTCTGCAAAATTAGGCCTCAGATCTAAGGCCTTTAGTGTCGATATTTCCGCTTCCTCCCATTGTCCGAGATCTCTTAAAATATTCCCTAAATTGGAATAAGCCTCTGCAAAATCAGGTTTAAGTTCAATTGACTTTCTAAAAGATATTTCGGCTTCTTTTAACTTACCTAGATCTTTTAATATACTTCCTAAATTTAAATGAACTTCAGAAATACCAGGTTTAAGTTCAATAGCTTTTCGCTGGGACATTTCTGCGTCTTTTAATTGACCAAGATCTTTTAAAGTATTTCCTAAGTTTGAATGAGCTATTGCAGAGTCTGGCTTAAGTTCAATAGCTTTACGATGATATACTTCGGCTCTTTTTAGTTGTCCTATATTTTGTAAGATGACTCCATAATTAGTAAATACTCTTGGATCAGTAAAGCCCTGATCAATTACATATTTATAATGTTTAATTGCTTCTGGTATGTTTCCTTGTGAATGAAACTTAAATGCTTGATTAATTAATTCTTCTTTAGAGTTTAAAGAAGAATTATTTGTAGATATAGAAATATTTTCTTTAGGGTATGGGACTGGATATGTCTTGACCTTAGTTAGTTGCTTCTTGATATTCTCTTTTTTATCAGCTTCCTTCATCTTTTTCATTACTACTTTTTACTAAAATTTATTTTACTATTAACTGAATTAATAGTAAAATAAATTAATTATTTACAAATATAATCTTCATTTTTTGCTTAGACCCTAATAAATAGTCTTTAAAAAACCAAATACGGCTGATTCAGGATTCAAATAAATATTTATCTAATAAAATATTAA
The sequence above is drawn from the Prochlorococcus marinus XMU1408 genome and encodes:
- a CDS encoding tetratricopeptide repeat protein is translated as MKEADKKENIKKQLTKVKTYPVPYPKENISISTNNSSLNSKEELINQAFKFHSQGNIPEAIKHYKYVIDQGFTDPRVFTNYGVILQNIGQLKRAEVYHRKAIELKPDSAIAHSNLGNTLKDLGQLKDAEMSQRKAIELKPGISEVHLNLGSILKDLGKLKEAEISFRKSIELKPDFAEAYSNLGNILRDLGQWEEAEISTLKALDLRPNFAEALFNLSLMELTRGDYQIGLEHYEFRHKKKNPPLLYFTPKLEKLNVREFIEGVKLLVISEQGLGDTLQYMRYIPYLRNQGIDISFCPQIKLHSLIKASGIDQNPLTSDQAKNITEGPKLFSLCLKVIHK